Proteins from one Limanda limanda chromosome 4, fLimLim1.1, whole genome shotgun sequence genomic window:
- the tardbpb gene encoding TAR DNA-binding protein 43 isoform X1: MAEVYIRVAEEENEEPMEIPSEDDGTVLLSTVAAQFPGACGLRFRSPVSQCMRGVRLVEGILHAPENGWGNVVYVVNYPKDNKRKMEEIDASSAVKMKRGDMKTSDLIVLGLPWKTSEQDLKDYFSTFGEVIMVQVKRDAKTGNSKGFGFVRFTEYESQEKVISQRHMIDGRWCDCKLPNSKVDLGPDEPLRSRKVFVGRCTEDMTTDDLRQFFMQYGEVTDVFIPKPFRAFAFVTFADDQVAQSLCGEDLIIKGVSVHISNAEPKHGNRQFDRTTRFGNGFGAQAFGSSGRSGLGSSTNSSLANFGSFSLNPAMMAAAQAALQSSWGMMGMLASQQQTSTSGSTSGSGTSSSRDQSQSFSTGGGGNSNYGTSSASLGWGTGSNSTTSGSGFSSGFGSSMESKSSGWGM, from the exons ATGGCGGAAGTCTACATTCGCGTtgcggaggaggagaatgaggagcCCATGGAGATCCCGTCCGAGGACGACGGCACCGTGCTGCTCTCCACCGTGGCGGCGCAGTTCCCCGGGGCGTGCGGCCTGCGGTTCCGGAGCCCCGTGTCCCAGTGCATGCGGGGGGTGCGCCTGGTGGAGGGGATCCTGCACGCTCCGGAGAACGGATGGGGCAACGTCGTGTACGTGGTCAACTATCCCAAAG ACAacaaaagaaagatggaggaaatAGATGCCTCCTCTGCTGTGAAAATGAAGCGAGGCGATATGAAGACGTCTGACCTGATTGTTCTGGGTTTACCTTGGAAAACATCCGAGCAGGACCTGAAAGACTACTTCAGTACGTTTGGGGAAGTCATCATGGTTCAG GTAAAACGAGATGCCAAGACAGGAAACTCTAAAGGATTCGGCTTTGTGAGGTTCACAGAGTACGAGTCTCAGGAGAAGGTGATCTCCCAGCGCCACATGATCGACGGCAGATGGTGCGACTGCAAGCTTCCTAACTCGAAGGTAGATCTG GGTCCGGATGAGCCACTGAGGAGTCGCAAAGTTTTTGTAGGCCGTTGCACAGAAGATATGACCACAGACGACCTGCGGCAGTTCTTCATGCAGTACGGAGAAGTGACAGATGTCTTCATTCCCAAGCCATTCCGTGCTTTTgcttttgtgacatttgcagATGATCAG GTTGCCCAGTCTCTCTGTGGAGAGGACCTAATAATTAAAGGTGTCAGTGTTCACATCTCAAACGCTGAGCCCAAACACGGCAATCGGCAGTTTGACCGCACAACACGGTTTGGTAATGGTTTCGGAGCACAGGCATTCGGTAGCAGCGGCCGCAGTGGGTTAGGGAGCAGCACTAACAGTAGTCTGGCTAATTTTGGTTCTTTCAGCCTGAACCCAGCCATGATGGCGGCCGCTCAGGCTGCTCTACAGAGTAGTTGGGGGATGATGGGTATGCTAGCTAGCCAGCAGCAGACGTCCACCTCAGGCAGCACCTCAGGCAGTGGGACCAGCTCTAGCAGGGACCAGAGTCAGTCTTTCagtacaggaggaggaggcaacaGCAACTATGGCACCAGCTCGGCCAGTCTTGGGTGGGGAACAGGGTCAAACTCGACAACCAGTGGTAGTGGCTTTAGCTCAGGTTTTGGGTCCAGTATGGAGTCAAAGTCATCTGGGTGGGGGATGTAA
- the tardbpb gene encoding TAR DNA-binding protein 43 isoform X2, whose protein sequence is MAEVYIRVAEEENEEPMEIPSEDDGTVLLSTVAAQFPGACGLRFRSPVSQCMRGVRLVEGILHAPENGWGNVVYVVNYPKDNKRKMEEIDASSAVKMKRGDMKTSDLIVLGLPWKTSEQDLKDYFSTFGEVIMVQVKRDAKTGNSKGFGFVRFTEYESQEKVISQRHMIDGRWCDCKLPNSKGPDEPLRSRKVFVGRCTEDMTTDDLRQFFMQYGEVTDVFIPKPFRAFAFVTFADDQVAQSLCGEDLIIKGVSVHISNAEPKHGNRQFDRTTRFGNGFGAQAFGSSGRSGLGSSTNSSLANFGSFSLNPAMMAAAQAALQSSWGMMGMLASQQQTSTSGSTSGSGTSSSRDQSQSFSTGGGGNSNYGTSSASLGWGTGSNSTTSGSGFSSGFGSSMESKSSGWGM, encoded by the exons ATGGCGGAAGTCTACATTCGCGTtgcggaggaggagaatgaggagcCCATGGAGATCCCGTCCGAGGACGACGGCACCGTGCTGCTCTCCACCGTGGCGGCGCAGTTCCCCGGGGCGTGCGGCCTGCGGTTCCGGAGCCCCGTGTCCCAGTGCATGCGGGGGGTGCGCCTGGTGGAGGGGATCCTGCACGCTCCGGAGAACGGATGGGGCAACGTCGTGTACGTGGTCAACTATCCCAAAG ACAacaaaagaaagatggaggaaatAGATGCCTCCTCTGCTGTGAAAATGAAGCGAGGCGATATGAAGACGTCTGACCTGATTGTTCTGGGTTTACCTTGGAAAACATCCGAGCAGGACCTGAAAGACTACTTCAGTACGTTTGGGGAAGTCATCATGGTTCAG GTAAAACGAGATGCCAAGACAGGAAACTCTAAAGGATTCGGCTTTGTGAGGTTCACAGAGTACGAGTCTCAGGAGAAGGTGATCTCCCAGCGCCACATGATCGACGGCAGATGGTGCGACTGCAAGCTTCCTAACTCGAAG GGTCCGGATGAGCCACTGAGGAGTCGCAAAGTTTTTGTAGGCCGTTGCACAGAAGATATGACCACAGACGACCTGCGGCAGTTCTTCATGCAGTACGGAGAAGTGACAGATGTCTTCATTCCCAAGCCATTCCGTGCTTTTgcttttgtgacatttgcagATGATCAG GTTGCCCAGTCTCTCTGTGGAGAGGACCTAATAATTAAAGGTGTCAGTGTTCACATCTCAAACGCTGAGCCCAAACACGGCAATCGGCAGTTTGACCGCACAACACGGTTTGGTAATGGTTTCGGAGCACAGGCATTCGGTAGCAGCGGCCGCAGTGGGTTAGGGAGCAGCACTAACAGTAGTCTGGCTAATTTTGGTTCTTTCAGCCTGAACCCAGCCATGATGGCGGCCGCTCAGGCTGCTCTACAGAGTAGTTGGGGGATGATGGGTATGCTAGCTAGCCAGCAGCAGACGTCCACCTCAGGCAGCACCTCAGGCAGTGGGACCAGCTCTAGCAGGGACCAGAGTCAGTCTTTCagtacaggaggaggaggcaacaGCAACTATGGCACCAGCTCGGCCAGTCTTGGGTGGGGAACAGGGTCAAACTCGACAACCAGTGGTAGTGGCTTTAGCTCAGGTTTTGGGTCCAGTATGGAGTCAAAGTCATCTGGGTGGGGGATGTAA
- the LOC132999667 gene encoding retinoid-binding protein 7-like: MPADYSGTWDLVSNVNIEGYMVSLGIDFVTRKIVLMLKPQRVIKQDGDCFIIKTFSTFRNLEISFKVGEEFQEVTTGMDNRTCQTVVTWDNEKLVCVQKGKKKNRGLKHWIEGDELHLEITCEDQVCKQIYKRAA; the protein is encoded by the exons ATGCCTGCCGACTACAGTGGGACGTGGGACCTCGTCAGTAACGTTAACATTGAAGGATACATGGTCTCACTTG GCATTGATTTTGTAACACGCAAAATTGTCTTGATGTTGAAGCCGCAGAGGGTGATTAAGCAAGATGGAGATTGTTTCATAATCAAAACGTTCAGTACTTTTAGAAATTTGGAGATCTCGTTCAAAGTCGGGGAGGAGTTCCAAGAGGTGACGACGGGAATGGACAACCGGACGTGTCAG ACTGTGGTGACCTGGGACAATGAGAAGCTGGTGTGTGttcagaaaggaaaaaagaagaacagaggGTTGAAACACTGGATTGAGGGAGACGAGCTTCACTTG gAAATCACCTGCGAGGACCAAGTCTGCAAGCAAATTTATAAAAGGGCTGCGTGA
- the cenps gene encoding centromere protein S gives MSADKEETRQRLKAAVHYTVGRLCQKMGEVHRREFSRQVIAAIAETTFRQCDVFATDLEAFARHAKRSTVTTEDVKLIARRSTALSIYIQNKSEELNQQRELKKKNTGKRKSRDTEEESRE, from the exons ATGTCCGCGGATAAAGAAGAAACGCGTCAG AGGCTGAAGGCGGCGGTGCACTACACTGTGGGTCGCCTGTGTCAGAAGATGGGAGAGGTCCACCGCCGAGAGTTCAGTCGACAGGTCATAGCAGCGATAGCCGAGACGACATTCAGACAATGTG ATGTATTTGCTACGGACCTGGAGGCCTTCGCAAG GCACGCTAAAAGAAGCACAGTGACAACAGAGGATGTAAAGCTCATAGCCCGACGCAGTACTGCATTG TCGATctacatacaaaataaaagcgaAGAActgaaccagcagagggaattaaaaaagaagaatactgggaagaggaagagcagagacacGGAGGAGGAAAGCAGAGAATAA